Below is a window of Kiritimatiellia bacterium DNA.
GGGTGCGCTTGTTTTTGACAAGGAAAATAGTGCCTTCCTGCGAACGCTGGGCGCCGCCGAAGGAAAGGGACAGAGGAATGCGGCCGGCCTTCACGACGCGCAATTTCAAGACCGGCGGCGGGGCCGAGGCGGGGTCCCGCGGGTTGGTGCCCGCCTGAAATTCCTCCTTGTTCGCAAACCCGTCGCCGTCGGCGTCCTGATGGGCGTCGTCAAGATTGGGGTTGAAATTGTGCCGGATTTCCCATTCATCGGGCAGGCCGTCAAAGTCCGAATCCCTGGCGGCCTGGGAAATGATTTTCGGCTGGGGAGACCGGCAATCGCGGAAGGGGCATATTTCGGCGTTGATTGGCACGGGACGGCCGCATTTAACGCAATTTACCCGCAATTCCGCGACCATCAGGCGCGCTATTCCTTCCAACTGGAAAGGAGCGTTAACGGCTTCAATCGCGTCGCAAATCTCCGTTGAAGATTGACCATCCTGCCGGGACGAGCGGACAAGAGGCGGCTCCCATTGATTTTCGGCCAGAGCCTTTTTTTCCCGCCCGATGGAAACAATGAGGGTCAGAAGCGACGCCAGGATAACCGCCAGAACAACGATCAGAATAATCTTGTCATAACCGGCTCGGATCAG
It encodes the following:
- a CDS encoding thrombospondin type 3 repeat-containing protein, with translation MKKDEIINLIRAGYDKIILIVVLAVILASLLTLIVSIGREKKALAENQWEPPLVRSSRQDGQSSTEICDAIEAVNAPFQLEGIARLMVAELRVNCVKCGRPVPINAEICPFRDCRSPQPKIISQAARDSDFDGLPDEWEIRHNFNPNLDDAHQDADGDGFANKEEFQAGTNPRDPASAPPPVLKLRVVKAGRIPLSLSFGGAQRSQEGTIFLVKNKRTRRDYYVRLGDTVDGYKITGYEPKTRKVNKGTFEIEEDVSILKASKDGRAFALIVGDKGGPQGEQAASLIYLIDNVKMLVKKDDIISLKNNKYKVVDIDGQNVTVSDMQSGEEWPLETFESGSNQ